In Chloracidobacterium sp., the following proteins share a genomic window:
- a CDS encoding four helix bundle protein has protein sequence MFENNVTHDKAYRFAIRIVKAYKHLVETKLEYVMSKQLLRSGTSIGANITEANGAISKADFSSKISIGYKECLETKYWLNLLKDTGYIDEQSIESMHADADEIARILFAILKTSISNLDQC, from the coding sequence ATGTTTGAGAACAACGTAACGCATGATAAAGCCTACCGATTCGCGATTCGTATCGTTAAGGCCTACAAGCATTTGGTTGAGACTAAGCTTGAATATGTGATGTCGAAGCAATTACTACGTAGCGGAACATCGATTGGAGCAAACATCACTGAAGCGAATGGTGCCATTTCTAAGGCTGATTTTTCGAGCAAGATAAGTATTGGCTACAAAGAGTGCCTAGAGACCAAATACTGGCTCAATCTACTCAAAGATACGGGTTACATTGATGAGCAATCGATCGAAAGTATGCATGCGGACGCGGATGAAATAGCTCGGATACTGTTCGCAATCCTCAAAACATCAATAAGCAATCTTGATCAATGTTAA
- a CDS encoding sigma-70 family RNA polymerase sigma factor: MAQAILNRIAAGDMFAVEECLDRYGGLVWSIARKMLRNSDDAEDAVQEIFVDLWKNAGRFDESKASEATFIAMIARRRLIDRIRHSARRISAESLDDVLLEPFTRADRAVQISVEAQQAAEAMRTLRPEQQQVLRLSIIQGMSHQEIADAMGLPLGTVKTHARRGIIHVREALGVAAELSQEAAA, translated from the coding sequence GTGGCCCAAGCTATCCTGAACAGAATCGCCGCCGGAGACATGTTTGCCGTCGAGGAGTGCCTCGACCGCTACGGCGGCCTCGTGTGGTCGATAGCGCGAAAGATGCTGCGCAATTCGGACGACGCCGAGGATGCCGTGCAGGAGATATTTGTGGACCTGTGGAAGAACGCCGGCCGGTTTGATGAATCAAAGGCGTCAGAGGCGACCTTTATCGCGATGATCGCACGGCGGCGGCTGATCGACCGGATACGGCATTCGGCACGGCGGATATCGGCAGAGTCGCTCGACGACGTCCTGCTCGAACCGTTCACCCGCGCCGATCGTGCCGTTCAGATCTCGGTCGAGGCGCAGCAGGCGGCCGAGGCCATGCGGACACTCAGGCCCGAACAGCAGCAGGTGCTGCGGCTGTCGATCATTCAGGGAATGTCGCATCAGGAGATCGCCGACGCCATGGGCTTGCCGCTCGGCACCGTCAAGACGCACGCCCGCCGGGGCATCATTCACGTTCGCGAGGCATTAGGCGTGGCCGCGGAGCTATCACAGGAGGCCGCCGCGTGA
- the terL gene encoding phage terminase large subunit — MNEPRPWRWHSPEEVRAAAELYREYGPANRGLIVRGMIAKGWLEFRLSDIVGRPHRGFDGLEKLHGWLDEWRAAHPEQQQKLLTVRMPELSGEAAPDGPAAAAPEPAAAVAGPSPPSAANQDLPTWLEAIRPRWKWRWKFQLYVYNELDKLTTARSDRLMIFMPPRHGKSELVTVGYAAWRLARDARLRIIVGSYNQRLANRFSRRIKAMYLSATKSGDTDEPQLTVNAMDEWETPQGGGVKAVGVGSGVTGFGADLIIIDDPIKSRADAESKNNRERIWEWFTDDLMTRLEPGGAVILIQTRWHEDDLAGRLLGPQMQNSKCKMQNGRKKRDKWNVVCLPALAEGEPKSLKGTNIIAQGKASGRNPGNSHNNDPDPVGVEHAASDLAPLQGADDVVRDVPGVNLATLEHPGLLNVSPTATGKRPRDPLGRRPGQALCHERFPRRELLRKQLEMGSYSFSALYQQSPLPAEGALFKREWFTRIVISAPPHLRWCRGYDLAVSTKTSADYTASFRCALDKSTGDLYIADGFRARIEYPEQRRYITDRIRDERDTEHGIELALHGQAFMQELWRETGLSRFAFRGVRVTTDKFTRALAWANRAEAGRVVLVSGPWIADFLDEICTFPNAAHDDQLDSVSLAVQMLETPRNRAWAF; from the coding sequence ATGAACGAACCGAGACCATGGCGGTGGCATTCGCCCGAAGAGGTACGTGCGGCGGCCGAGCTTTACAGAGAATACGGCCCGGCAAATCGCGGTCTCATCGTTCGCGGGATGATCGCGAAAGGCTGGCTCGAATTCAGGCTTTCCGACATCGTCGGGCGGCCGCACCGAGGTTTCGACGGGCTCGAAAAGCTTCACGGCTGGCTCGACGAATGGCGGGCGGCTCATCCCGAACAGCAACAAAAACTCCTCACGGTGCGCATGCCCGAATTATCGGGCGAGGCCGCACCAGATGGCCCCGCGGCCGCGGCTCCCGAGCCTGCCGCTGCGGTTGCGGGGCCTTCTCCGCCGTCGGCGGCCAATCAGGACCTGCCGACTTGGCTCGAAGCCATTCGTCCGCGGTGGAAGTGGCGTTGGAAATTCCAACTGTACGTTTACAACGAACTCGACAAGCTCACGACGGCACGCAGCGACCGGCTGATGATCTTTATGCCGCCGCGACACGGCAAATCGGAGCTTGTGACGGTTGGTTACGCGGCGTGGCGACTGGCCCGCGACGCACGGCTGCGGATCATCGTCGGCAGCTACAACCAGCGGCTCGCGAACCGCTTTTCGCGGCGGATCAAGGCCATGTATCTCAGTGCGACAAAATCCGGCGACACCGACGAGCCGCAACTTACCGTGAACGCGATGGACGAATGGGAAACGCCACAGGGCGGCGGCGTAAAGGCCGTCGGCGTCGGTTCGGGCGTCACGGGTTTTGGCGCGGACCTGATCATCATCGACGACCCGATCAAAAGCCGCGCCGATGCCGAGAGCAAGAACAATCGCGAGCGTATCTGGGAATGGTTCACCGACGACCTGATGACACGGCTCGAACCCGGCGGCGCGGTGATATTGATACAGACTCGATGGCACGAGGACGACTTAGCTGGCCGATTGCTCGGCCCGCAAATGCAAAATTCAAAATGCAAAATGCAAAATGGCAGGAAAAAGCGTGACAAATGGAACGTCGTGTGCCTTCCGGCCCTCGCTGAGGGCGAGCCAAAGTCCCTGAAGGGGACAAATATAATAGCCCAAGGTAAGGCCTCGGGCCGCAACCCTGGGAACAGTCACAACAACGATCCCGACCCTGTAGGGGTCGAACATGCCGCAAGCGATCTTGCTCCCCTACAGGGAGCCGACGACGTTGTGCGCGATGTTCCTGGGGTTAATCTCGCTACGCTCGAACACCCCGGGCTATTAAATGTGTCACCTACGGCGACAGGAAAAAGACCGCGCGATCCTTTGGGCCGTCGGCCCGGGCAGGCCCTTTGCCACGAACGCTTTCCGCGTCGCGAATTACTCCGCAAACAGCTTGAGATGGGATCGTATTCGTTCTCGGCGTTGTATCAGCAGAGCCCGCTGCCGGCGGAGGGAGCGCTTTTCAAGCGCGAATGGTTTACGCGGATCGTCATATCGGCCCCGCCGCATCTTCGCTGGTGTCGCGGCTACGATCTGGCCGTCTCGACCAAGACGTCGGCCGATTACACGGCGAGCTTTCGCTGCGCGCTCGACAAAAGCACCGGCGACCTCTATATCGCGGACGGTTTTCGCGCACGGATCGAATACCCCGAGCAGCGTCGCTACATCACGGACCGAATCCGCGACGAACGCGACACCGAGCACGGCATCGAACTCGCCCTGCACGGACAGGCCTTTATGCAGGAACTGTGGCGCGAAACGGGCCTCAGCCGCTTCGCCTTTCGCGGCGTCCGCGTCACCACAGACAAATTCACCCGCGCCCTAGCCTGGGCCAACCGCGCCGAAGCCGGCCGTGTCGTCCTGGTCTCAGGCCCCTGGATCGCCGACTTCCTCGACGAAATATGCACCTTCCCCAACGCCGCCCACGACGACCAACTAGACTCCGTCAGCCTCGCCGTGCAGATGCTCGAAACTCCGAGGAATAGGGCTTGGGCGTTTTGA
- a CDS encoding anti-sigma factor — translation MTEERDMLLDLLIKRASTGLDDAEQRSFDEFDQAIAEREMAAVELTAAAISMAGLDTSEPLPAHLRAMIADDAVAIVGAGPPPEAEPEPWPPAPPPTIYGDVFSPPPSRIGLLGWLGWAAAATACVALALNIWFTQIGPANAPMPEQAQVEPPRPPTSVELREEMIRTSGDLVRANLAPGNVKDIKDVSGDIVWSEAKQAGFIRFHGLPVNDAAATCYQLWIFDKAQDKATPIDGGIFDVTGEGEIVIPINAKLKAAGPEMFAITIERHGGVVVSKREKVAALAKVETRAA, via the coding sequence GTGACCGAAGAAAGAGACATGCTGCTTGACCTTCTGATCAAGAGGGCCTCGACGGGCCTCGATGATGCGGAACAGCGCTCGTTTGACGAGTTTGACCAGGCGATCGCCGAGCGCGAGATGGCGGCCGTCGAACTCACGGCCGCCGCCATCAGCATGGCCGGGCTCGACACAAGCGAACCGCTGCCGGCCCACCTGCGTGCAATGATCGCTGACGACGCGGTCGCCATCGTCGGGGCTGGGCCGCCGCCTGAAGCCGAGCCGGAACCGTGGCCGCCCGCGCCGCCGCCGACGATCTACGGCGATGTATTCAGCCCGCCGCCGAGCCGTATCGGCTTGCTTGGCTGGCTCGGATGGGCCGCCGCCGCCACGGCCTGTGTGGCACTGGCGCTAAATATCTGGTTCACTCAGATCGGGCCGGCGAACGCCCCGATGCCGGAACAGGCACAGGTCGAGCCGCCGAGGCCGCCGACGTCCGTCGAGCTTCGCGAAGAGATGATCCGCACGAGCGGCGATCTCGTCAGGGCAAATCTGGCCCCGGGCAATGTCAAGGACATCAAGGACGTCTCGGGCGACATCGTCTGGAGCGAAGCAAAGCAGGCCGGCTTTATTCGCTTTCACGGCCTGCCGGTCAATGACGCCGCAGCGACGTGTTATCAGCTATGGATATTCGATAAGGCACAGGACAAGGCGACGCCGATCGACGGCGGCATCTTTGACGTCACCGGCGAGGGCGAGATCGTCATTCCCATCAATGCCAAGCTCAAGGCCGCGGGGCCTGAGATGTTTGCCATTACGATCGAACGCCACGGCGGCGTCGTCGTCTCAAAGCGCGAAAAGGTCGCCGCGCTCGCCAAGGTTGAAACCCGCGCGGCCTGA
- a CDS encoding thioredoxin domain-containing protein: MADKTKPQPKSNAPMLIIGLVLIVGAVAGWYLLTKPKAPTAANNSNTAAANSNAANPKTATIPANAPPGANPPNQAGSPNALVTVEEFADFQCGSCASVHPVMNEIKAYYGSKIRFVFRNFPLPMHDKAYDAAVAAEAAGNQGKFWDMQNLLFSNQKAWASSPTYKTMFKEYAQKIGLDVTKWENDMIATMTKSRVDADIERGKGVNINATPTLYINGVPFQFAEMQAAPLKAAIDAELKKVGEGAAPNPAANSAPANANAAK, translated from the coding sequence ATGGCTGACAAGACAAAACCGCAACCAAAGAGCAACGCGCCGATGCTGATCATCGGCCTCGTCCTGATCGTCGGCGCCGTGGCCGGCTGGTATCTGCTGACAAAGCCAAAGGCCCCGACCGCGGCTAACAACAGCAACACCGCCGCTGCCAACTCGAACGCCGCCAACCCAAAGACCGCGACCATACCGGCGAATGCGCCGCCGGGAGCGAATCCGCCCAATCAGGCTGGCTCGCCGAATGCGCTCGTGACGGTAGAGGAATTTGCGGATTTCCAGTGCGGCTCGTGCGCTTCGGTGCATCCGGTGATGAACGAGATCAAGGCATATTACGGGTCAAAGATACGCTTCGTATTCCGCAATTTCCCGCTGCCGATGCACGACAAGGCATATGACGCGGCCGTAGCCGCCGAGGCCGCCGGCAATCAGGGCAAATTCTGGGATATGCAGAATCTGCTGTTCTCTAACCAGAAAGCATGGGCCAGTTCGCCGACCTACAAGACGATGTTCAAGGAGTATGCGCAGAAGATCGGGCTCGACGTCACAAAATGGGAAAATGACATGATCGCGACGATGACCAAGAGCCGCGTGGACGCTGACATCGAGCGAGGCAAGGGCGTCAATATCAACGCGACACCGACGCTCTACATCAATGGCGTGCCATTCCAGTTTGCCGAGATGCAGGCGGCCCCGCTGAAGGCCGCTATCGACGCGGAACTTAAGAAGGTCGGCGAAGGTGCTGCTCCGAATCCCGCAGCCAATTCCGCACCGGCTAACGCCAACGCCGCGAAGTAG
- a CDS encoding vitamin K epoxide reductase family protein: MTPETEIADERSAAPSRKWPVAAAVIALIGLGDSIYLTAHHYTAEPVPCSLIEGCESVLTSAYAEFAGLPLALYGAIAYFAAFSLAVLAAFGDTRMWRLFAVLAFLMAAFSGYLIYVQGALIGAFCQFCLLSALTSFTLFVIALASRPWR, from the coding sequence GTGACGCCCGAGACAGAGATCGCTGACGAACGAAGCGCCGCCCCGAGCCGCAAATGGCCAGTGGCGGCGGCGGTCATTGCGCTCATCGGCCTCGGCGATTCGATCTACCTGACCGCACACCACTATACGGCCGAGCCCGTGCCGTGCAGCCTGATCGAGGGCTGCGAATCGGTCCTGACGAGCGCCTACGCCGAATTTGCCGGCCTGCCGCTGGCGTTGTATGGAGCTATCGCATATTTCGCGGCATTCTCGCTGGCGGTGCTCGCGGCCTTTGGCGATACGCGAATGTGGCGGCTCTTCGCGGTCCTGGCATTCCTGATGGCCGCCTTTAGCGGATACCTCATCTACGTCCAGGGAGCTCTCATCGGTGCGTTCTGCCAATTCTGCCTGCTATCGGCCTTAACGTCGTTTACATTATTTGTGATCGCCCTGGCATCTCGTCCGTGGCGTTAG
- a CDS encoding class I fructose-bisphosphate aldolase produces MAENKIRELLGDEADLLLDHVSTTIPKENIHLPGGDFVDRVWAQSDRNPNVLRSLQSLYNTGRLSGTGYVSILPVDQGIEHSGAASFAPNPQYFDPENIVKLAIEGGCNGVASTFGVLGTVARKYAHKIPFIVKINHNELMTYPNQFDQVMFGTVDQARDMGAIAVGATIYFGSEESTRQITEVAEAFAYAHELGMATILWCYLRNPAFKTPEGDMHDAADLTGQANHIGVTIQADIIKQKLPTKNGGYPALNKQGSYGKTSKLVYEKLTTDNPIDLVRWQVANCYMGRCGLINSGGESKGAGDLADAVRTAVVNKRGGGTGLISGRKAFQRPMAEGVELLNAIQDVYLDTSITVA; encoded by the coding sequence GTGGCTGAGAATAAGATCAGGGAACTGTTAGGCGACGAGGCGGACTTGCTGCTCGACCACGTATCGACGACGATACCAAAAGAGAACATCCACCTGCCCGGCGGCGATTTTGTCGACCGTGTGTGGGCACAATCCGACCGTAACCCCAATGTTTTAAGGAGCTTACAGTCGCTTTACAATACCGGCCGGTTGAGCGGTACGGGCTATGTGTCGATCTTGCCCGTCGATCAGGGCATCGAGCACTCGGGAGCAGCGTCATTCGCGCCGAATCCGCAGTATTTCGACCCCGAGAACATCGTAAAGCTCGCCATCGAGGGCGGCTGCAACGGCGTGGCATCGACATTCGGCGTGCTCGGCACCGTGGCCCGTAAATACGCTCACAAGATACCGTTCATCGTAAAGATCAACCACAACGAGCTGATGACCTACCCGAACCAGTTCGACCAGGTGATGTTCGGCACGGTCGATCAGGCACGTGATATGGGCGCGATCGCGGTCGGTGCGACGATCTATTTTGGGTCAGAGGAATCGACGCGGCAGATCACTGAGGTCGCTGAGGCATTCGCATACGCTCACGAGCTTGGCATGGCGACGATCCTCTGGTGTTACCTGCGCAATCCTGCATTCAAGACGCCCGAGGGCGACATGCACGACGCTGCCGACCTCACCGGCCAGGCCAATCACATCGGCGTCACGATCCAGGCCGACATCATCAAGCAGAAACTGCCCACAAAGAACGGCGGCTATCCCGCCCTCAACAAGCAGGGCAGCTACGGCAAGACGTCGAAGCTCGTGTATGAAAAGCTCACGACCGACAACCCGATCGATCTCGTCCGCTGGCAGGTAGCCAATTGCTACATGGGACGCTGCGGACTTATCAACTCAGGCGGCGAGTCAAAAGGCGCCGGCGACCTCGCCGATGCGGTCCGCACGGCCGTTGTCAACAAACGCGGCGGCGGAACGGGCCTCATCTCAGGCCGCAAGGCATTCCAACGCCCCATGGCCGAAGGCGTCGAACTCCTCAACGCCATCCAGGACGTCTATCTCGATACGTCGATAACCGTGGCGTAA
- a CDS encoding chitosanase produces the protein MQDVHSHTQTFSEEDKLKALSIINIFETSRPMGDAAAVAVLDDGAGVSYGIAQFTHRSGSLAAVVDEYLATGCPVAREILFEKRPLLGRRTPAAIERLAADTRFKRALEAAAVTVEMKTAQRETAFRLYLNPAIDICERRGFVLPLSLAVVYDGVVHGAFDRLAEKTQADTEKAWIMSYVRRRHLWLTNIARLKKTAYRTRFFLEQLAIGNWELRLPMNVNGFRLAEASLANRAEPPASAGGIQVEPATAPVGDNADTAATPAPPAHADGSALNAAVDQFDRVDSIVSGVIHRTDRVKSLWTTVGGTLWQAAWAVFGFLAGLPREVWIVVALIAGLLTVMFLYRQIILGNIREQSEPPA, from the coding sequence ATGCAAGACGTCCATTCACATACGCAGACTTTTTCTGAAGAAGATAAGCTCAAGGCACTATCGATCATCAACATCTTTGAGACCTCGCGGCCGATGGGCGACGCAGCAGCCGTGGCGGTGCTTGATGACGGTGCGGGCGTGTCGTACGGCATCGCGCAGTTCACACATCGGTCGGGCTCGCTGGCGGCCGTGGTCGATGAATATCTCGCGACCGGCTGCCCCGTCGCACGCGAAATTCTCTTTGAGAAGAGGCCGCTGCTCGGCCGCCGAACACCGGCCGCGATCGAACGACTTGCTGCCGACACGCGGTTCAAACGCGCCCTCGAGGCCGCCGCTGTTACGGTTGAGATGAAAACCGCGCAGCGCGAAACGGCGTTTCGGCTGTATCTCAATCCCGCAATCGATATATGTGAACGGCGCGGCTTCGTATTGCCGTTATCACTCGCAGTCGTTTACGACGGCGTCGTGCACGGGGCGTTTGACCGCCTCGCGGAAAAGACGCAAGCCGACACCGAAAAGGCATGGATCATGTCCTACGTCCGCCGCCGCCACCTGTGGCTGACGAATATCGCACGGCTAAAGAAGACCGCATACCGGACACGCTTTTTTCTCGAACAACTCGCGATCGGCAATTGGGAATTGCGGCTGCCGATGAATGTGAATGGTTTTCGGTTAGCAGAAGCGTCGTTGGCAAACAGGGCAGAACCCCCTGCGTCAGCAGGGGGCATTCAAGTTGAGCCTGCGACGGCGCCCGTTGGCGACAACGCTGACACCGCCGCCACGCCTGCTCCGCCCGCTCACGCAGACGGTTCTGCCCTGAATGCCGCGGTCGACCAGTTCGACCGCGTTGACTCGATCGTAAGCGGCGTCATCCATCGCACCGATCGCGTGAAATCGCTCTGGACGACCGTCGGCGGCACGCTCTGGCAAGCCGCGTGGGCCGTATTCGGCTTCCTCGCGGGCCTGCCCCGCGAAGTCTGGATCGTCGTCGCCCTGATCGCGGGACTTCTGACAGTGATGTTCCTTTACCGCCAGATCATTCTCGGAAACATCCGCGAACAGTCAGAACCGCCTGCGTAA
- a CDS encoding MBL fold metallo-hydrolase: MLTETFVLTPFQQNTRVVSCAETKRAICIDPGEASDDVNSYIRDNGLELQAIILTHGHLDHCGGTAALKAEFPGADVLLHEEEMYLYETLPQQPLMMGLPLHQLRAMGMEYGPPPVPTRFVEHGEIIEVGNLKFEIRHCPGHTLGHIVLVNHDEKAVLTGDCLFNESIGRTDLPGGNYERLIDSINANVMSLDDDYRVLCGHGPDTTVGRERLNNPFLR; the protein is encoded by the coding sequence ATGTTAACTGAGACATTTGTACTAACGCCGTTCCAGCAGAACACGCGCGTGGTGTCATGCGCCGAGACAAAACGCGCGATCTGCATCGATCCGGGCGAGGCGTCGGATGACGTGAACAGCTACATTCGCGACAACGGCCTGGAATTGCAGGCGATCATTCTGACGCACGGGCATCTGGACCATTGCGGCGGGACGGCGGCGTTAAAGGCCGAGTTTCCCGGCGCAGACGTGCTGCTGCATGAGGAGGAGATGTATCTCTACGAGACGCTGCCGCAGCAGCCGCTGATGATGGGCCTGCCGCTGCATCAATTGCGGGCGATGGGTATGGAATATGGGCCGCCGCCAGTTCCGACGCGATTTGTCGAACATGGCGAAATAATTGAAGTTGGGAATTTGAAGTTTGAGATCCGCCATTGTCCCGGCCACACGCTTGGGCATATCGTGCTGGTAAATCACGACGAAAAGGCCGTGCTGACGGGCGATTGCCTATTCAACGAATCGATTGGCCGCACAGACCTGCCCGGCGGTAATTACGAACGGCTGATCGACTCGATCAACGCGAATGTGATGTCGCTCGATGACGATTATCGCGTGCTGTGCGGGCACGGGCCCGATACTACGGTCGGCCGCGAACGGTTGAACAATCCGTTCTTAAGATAG
- a CDS encoding insulinase family protein, which translates to MRNRLLFIVILATLFALPLAVSAQKAEKLPPVKVREYKLKNGLRVILHRDTSTPIVSVGTWYHVGSKNEAVGRTGFAHLFEHMMFQGSKNYDADYFTPLTEAGGIVNGTTNVDRTWYFETVPSNFLELALFMEADRLGNLLPAMTQEKLDNQRDVVKNERRQRVDNQPYGTAFEKITQIMFPQGHPYHWTTIGSLEDLQAASMDDVKAFFRQYYTPNNTILVLSGDFDEKQAKGWIEKYFAWMPKGDAIQRPNNAQPVLDKEIRTTVEDNVPLARRYLVWHGVREFAPDEAALDVLTFILSSGRTSRLQSNLVYGKEMAQNVGAFSAKNEIAGTIQIQATARPGKSLDDIENEIDAEIARIKATPPTAEEMSRALNSIEAQSVAGLSTVLGKASQLTSFAGYVGKANWFQRDLDRYRKVTAADVQRVANTYLGPNRLVLTYTPRTGEAARATRGADRPTSVKSEKRDDAKIAEQAAKLPKPGPDPKLTLPPIEKTKLANGMELWMVDHRELPLVSMNMVFRTGSVDEPADRTGLAGMASSLLDDGTTTRSAEDIANQLQSIGASIGSGSGFDSTNVTLNTLTKNLDKAIDIYADVIQNPSFPAKEVESLRARSLVALKQQRSNPNAIGATVYNKVLYGDHPYGRSDTEATVKAITRDDLVSYYNSTYRPNNAVLIVVGSFDKAALKAKLEAAFAGWKPGEIVHNDLPSAESPATTGIYLVDRPNAAQSVVSIGQPGIGRSHPDYFKVLLMNNILGGGITARISMNLREDKGYTYGANSSFAFRRGPGPFRAGGDMQTAVTKESVRELMKEINGVRGEIPITQKELDYYKQRLIRLTPGGFETPNAISNQLANLVTYDLPAGYFNEYIERVNAVTLDDVNYAAEHYLDPAKMAIVIVGDRKVIEPKLAELGYPLTILDVDGKTVTP; encoded by the coding sequence ATGCGAAATCGGCTCCTTTTCATCGTAATATTAGCGACGCTGTTCGCCCTGCCGCTCGCTGTGAGTGCTCAAAAGGCCGAGAAGCTCCCGCCCGTAAAGGTAAGGGAATACAAGCTCAAGAATGGCCTTCGCGTCATTCTTCACCGCGACACATCGACGCCGATCGTATCCGTAGGCACGTGGTATCACGTCGGCTCAAAGAACGAGGCCGTGGGCCGCACCGGCTTTGCTCACCTCTTTGAGCACATGATGTTTCAGGGCTCGAAGAATTACGATGCCGACTACTTTACGCCGCTGACCGAGGCCGGCGGTATCGTCAACGGCACGACAAATGTTGACCGCACGTGGTACTTCGAGACCGTTCCGTCAAATTTTCTCGAACTCGCACTGTTCATGGAGGCCGATCGGCTCGGCAATCTGCTGCCCGCGATGACGCAGGAAAAACTCGACAACCAGCGTGACGTTGTAAAGAATGAACGCCGCCAGCGCGTCGATAATCAGCCATACGGCACTGCGTTCGAGAAGATAACACAAATTATGTTCCCGCAGGGCCACCCGTATCATTGGACGACCATCGGCTCGCTCGAAGACCTGCAGGCAGCTTCGATGGACGACGTCAAAGCCTTTTTCCGGCAGTATTACACGCCAAACAACACGATCCTTGTGCTCTCGGGTGACTTTGACGAGAAGCAGGCAAAGGGCTGGATCGAGAAGTATTTCGCCTGGATGCCAAAGGGCGACGCCATCCAGCGACCAAACAATGCGCAGCCTGTGCTTGATAAGGAGATACGCACGACGGTCGAGGACAATGTGCCGCTTGCTCGCCGGTATCTTGTCTGGCACGGCGTCAGGGAATTTGCCCCGGACGAGGCGGCGCTCGATGTCCTCACATTCATTCTTTCGTCGGGCCGCACATCGCGGCTGCAGAGCAATCTGGTTTACGGCAAGGAAATGGCCCAGAACGTAGGGGCTTTTTCGGCGAAGAACGAGATCGCAGGAACGATTCAGATCCAGGCGACGGCCCGGCCGGGCAAGTCGCTCGATGATATCGAGAATGAGATCGACGCCGAGATCGCACGCATCAAGGCGACGCCGCCTACGGCCGAAGAGATGTCACGAGCGCTAAACAGCATCGAGGCACAATCGGTTGCGGGGCTTTCGACAGTGCTGGGCAAGGCGAGCCAACTGACAAGCTTTGCCGGCTACGTTGGCAAGGCAAATTGGTTCCAGCGCGACCTCGACCGTTACCGAAAGGTCACGGCCGCCGACGTTCAACGCGTGGCAAATACCTATCTCGGGCCGAATCGGCTCGTCCTGACCTACACGCCGCGGACCGGCGAAGCCGCACGCGCGACCCGCGGTGCCGACCGGCCAACATCCGTCAAGTCGGAGAAACGCGATGACGCAAAGATCGCCGAGCAGGCGGCAAAGCTGCCCAAGCCGGGCCCCGATCCCAAGCTGACCTTGCCGCCGATCGAGAAGACAAAGCTCGCCAACGGCATGGAACTCTGGATGGTCGATCACCGCGAATTGCCGCTGGTGTCGATGAATATGGTCTTTCGCACGGGCTCGGTCGATGAACCTGCGGACCGCACCGGCCTTGCAGGCATGGCTTCGTCCCTGCTCGATGACGGCACGACGACGCGTTCGGCCGAGGATATTGCAAATCAACTGCAGTCTATCGGCGCGAGTATCGGCAGCGGTTCGGGCTTTGACTCGACCAATGTCACGCTCAATACGCTCACAAAGAACCTCGACAAGGCCATCGACATCTACGCCGATGTCATCCAGAATCCGTCATTTCCCGCAAAAGAGGTTGAGAGCCTAAGGGCGCGTTCGCTCGTCGCCCTCAAGCAGCAGCGCTCTAACCCGAACGCAATCGGAGCGACGGTCTATAACAAGGTGCTCTATGGCGACCATCCCTATGGCCGCAGCGATACCGAGGCAACGGTCAAGGCCATCACGCGTGATGACCTCGTCAGCTATTACAATTCGACCTATCGACCTAACAATGCGGTGCTGATCGTCGTCGGCAGTTTTGACAAGGCGGCCCTTAAGGCAAAGCTCGAAGCGGCCTTTGCCGGCTGGAAGCCCGGCGAGATAGTTCATAATGACCTGCCGTCGGCCGAATCGCCGGCCACGACCGGCATCTATCTGGTCGATCGCCCAAACGCCGCGCAGTCGGTCGTCAGCATCGGCCAGCCGGGCATCGGCCGCTCACATCCGGATTACTTCAAGGTGCTGTTGATGAACAACATCCTTGGCGGCGGCATCACGGCCCGCATCTCGATGAACCTGCGCGAAGACAAGGGCTACACCTACGGGGCCAACAGCTCATTTGCCTTTCGCCGGGGGCCGGGCCCATTCCGCGCCGGCGGCGATATGCAGACGGCCGTCACAAAGGAATCGGTCCGGGAACTGATGAAAGAGATCAATGGCGTCCGGGGCGAGATACCGATCACGCAAAAGGAACTGGATTATTACAAGCAGCGCCTGATACGCCTGACACCGGGAGGCTTTGAGACGCCAAACGCGATCTCAAACCAGCTGGCCAATCTCGTCACCTACGATCTGCCGGCCGGATACTTTAACGAATACATCGAGCGCGTAAATGCGGTCACGCTCGATGATGTGAATTACGCGGCAGAGCATTACCTTGACCCGGCAAAGATGGCCATCGTCATTGTCGGCGACCGCAAGGTGATCGAGCCAAAGCTTGCCGAACTCGGCTATCCGCTCACCATCCTCGACGTGGACGGAAAGACGGTCACTCCGTGA